In Saimiri boliviensis isolate mSaiBol1 chromosome 13, mSaiBol1.pri, whole genome shotgun sequence, the genomic window ATAGATCTTGGCTCAATAGTCAAGCCCTCCTTCCCAGCAAGACCTTTCTACCCTCCCAGTCCAGGACGACCTTTAGCCACAGGATGTATTTTCAAGGTATCATTTACGTTCCCTTCATTGTTCTGTATACAGTTTTTGATAACTTTTTGTGGCTGTCTGATTAATGTCTTTCTCCTTCTGGAGATTAGAAGGCTGCAGGGAGGCAGGAACCCCAACTGGTTTTACTTGGTGCATTGCATGAAACTTGACACTTGGGAAATTCTCAGTATAAATGATGGATGGGAGAGAAAAGTAATTTGGCACACTTGGGAGGTCAGTGATCTGCAAGAGGACTACAACGATCCACCCTCCCTGCATGCACCTGCTGCTCTTCCATCAAGAGATGAGTCCGTCTGGCTTTCCCTTGAACCTAGGCTGGTCCCCTGACTTGCTGTGGCTGCAGAATGAAACAGCAGTGGTTCTGGACCAGATGTGAGCCTAGCTCTTCAAAGGCCTCACCACTTCTGCCTTGGCTTTCTTGGAGGAGAACTGCCGTGCCATATGAAAGGTGGTTTCGGCCATGGAGGGAAGAGAGGCCACCAAGACTCATGGCCAGCTTCAACTGCCAGGCAAGCTGGATGCTGACTTACTTCTGCCCACAGAATTGTGAGACATAGACagctgttgctttaagccactccCTTTTGGGATGGTTTGTGGTGCAGTAAGAGTATCTGAAACACTGGATtcttatcttaaaataaattctagccaggtatggtggctcatgtctataatcccaaagCTGTGGGAGGCTAAAagaaaaggattgcttgagcctaggagctcaagaccagcctggacaacatagcaatactccatctctataaaaataaatataaaagttagccaggcatggtggtgcatgcctatagtttcagtcactcaggaggctgaggtgggaggatcacttgagttcaaggctgcagtgagctatgattaccactgcactccagtatgggtgaaagaataagatcctgtcactaaaaatataaataaataaaataaatcctaatGGCATTAGTTTCTCTTCACACCACTATCTCTAAGAGGTAAACCTTTTCCACGAGAACCAGGGGCCTGCTCCCTTTATATCTGTAGTGAAGCAAGCCTCAATCCCTGGTTATCTTGGGCATCCACAGAGGGTTTGCGGTTATCATATGTCATTGTATGTACTTGTCctttttccttgtcatttttttcatatagcaTCATTTAAAACTTCCCTAGATATCTAATTGTTCAGATGTTCTGCTCCATTAGGGCAGAGATTTATGTTTCTTTATCTCTATTGATTCTATAGTttcctggcatatagtagatgctcagtgaaATTctgctggatgaatgaatgaatgaatcattctCTGCCTCGCTACCTCCACTTGATAAATCCCCTGCCGGCTCTGCCCTTCCCAAACATCCAATCTTAAAACACATTCCCCTGCCCCATCAATGTGCTGCCTTCTGTTCATTTATAATCATAATTCTCAAATATTCTGTGTCTATGTAAGCCACATCTCAGCCCAATACTGCCTCCTTTGATTCAGTGGCAATAGCAACCAATGGCTTAGGTCCTATAATAACACTAGATTTTGTGTTTAACTCAGATAACATATCCAGAATTCAGACATACAACTATGTTTTCCATGAATGTTGCCtgctccattttcttctttccagtgCTTCCTATTTCTCAGAATGCCAAGGACATCCATCCCTCATGGCAACATCTGTGTGTTGACATACATCAGTAATGGTCTGTGAATCATTTGAATTCTGGTGAGACGAACGTTCATTGCCATTTACTCTGTGGTGGGCACTATGCTGGGCAGCTGACCTGTATGACACCCCCTGTGATAGAAAAGAGAAGCTTAGGTTTAAATCTCAGGCCAACAGTTTCTCCAGTCAGCAGCACACTGCCTCTGGAACTAGTGAGCTCTAGACATGGGATGAAATCAACAAAGAGAACTCCCAGACTTCAGGGGCTGGAGCTTCCTGGGAAGCAGAGTCCTCctccttccttgtttttttgtgtgtcgaAGGCTCACATCCTCATAGTCTTTCTACTCATCTCCATGACCAAAATTTGCTTTTCGAAAGGATTTGCTCCAAAGTATAAATGACTGCTAGCCACCTCACATTAGAAATGACTGCCAACAACCTTTCATGGGACCTCCCTCCCTTGAAGGGGTTCTGAATTTCAACCAAACATTTAGGATGCAAAACGGGAACAAGACTAGCAAGATTTAGACTTGGAAACAGGCAAGTCAGATTCCTCCCAACACTCAGGCTATTCCATGCAGCAAGCAACCTAGCCTTAGTGGGGGCAATCTTGGGGAAAAGGGAATGTGAGACTTCTCACAATATACAGGAAGGACCTTCACAATCAAATAGCCTAACCACCTGAGTTTCCTGGGTCAGGTCCTATTACACATGGGTGTTTCACTTCTTGGCTGTGCTTAGCACACTCATCCCTgctttggttttagtttttaatcCCTTTTCTCTCCCGCAGTCTAGTACAGACCGACAGCCTCTTCTTTCTAAAAGAGCACGTCATATTTAAGAACTATGTCCCTTgtgtataataatatatttattcttctgtTCACATTTTGCATGAAAATCATACTTAAGAcagttttaataaagaaaaaacgtATAACATCTAGTTGATGACGCAGCAGAAATAGTGCCATCTTCTTTAAGTCTCTGTTCTGTTAATGGCCATGCTTGTAGAAGCTTCTCAGTGACCAACAGACAGTTCACTGCTATACTCCTTAGCACTGTAATAATGTCACTGTGAGCGCCATCCTGAGCACCATGTAATATCACTCTGAGCACCAATGTCACAGACTTGCATTAATTGTTGACAAATTGTCTCCTTAACTAGACTGTGAGGACCCTGAGGGCACTGTACTTTACTCGTCTTTTTTATTCTGTGTAGCTCAGAGCTTGGTGCTTATTGCACAGGCGGTACATTCTTGGAGGAAATAATCTCTTACTCAATTTGTATCAGGAGGAAATTGGGGAGCACAGATTGACAGGTTTAGGAATCCTTTGCACACATGAGCAGCTACTCAGACCCTGTGAACTGTATGTTCCCTACTTCCCTCCTGtcatatcacttttttttttttttttttttttttttgcttattgcaacctctgtctcctggatttaagtgattctccagcctcagcctaccaagtagctgggattacaggcatagaccgccatgcccagctaatttttgtgtttttagtagagatgaggtttcaccatgttggccaggctgatctcaaactcctgacctcaagtgatccacctgctctgtctcccaaagtgctgggattacagacatgagccactatgtctggcacCTTACTAGGATTTAAAGGAAGCAAACTGATTCTGAGGGCTCCTACTGCTCTCCACCACATCTTCTCCTCCACACTGCTGACTCCCTGGGAGAGCAGATCCAAGAGTGGGCTATGATTAGGCAGAGTGTCCACCTTCCCCTAGATGACTCCAGGACCCAGGTTATTGTTTCTCATCTCCCTGCATAGCTCAGTCACCACCCAGACTCCAAAATCCCAGGCCACCCATCATCACCCTGGCTCCTTCTACCAACTGGCTGTGGATGCTCCCCAAGGCGACCGAGTCTGTGTCTCTTCACAAACACGTTCTCGGAGACTCATAGTCGGTCCTCAGCAATGCCTCCAGTATCCCTCAGCTACTTAGCTGTTAGAGAAAAACACACAACCCTCCTGACTGCTCTACTTTAATGTTATGACCGTAAATCGCAAATAGGTCTCAGGACTTCCCAGTGCCTCTACTGAACTTCCATACTATGTTTACTCTCTCACTCCGAAAGATGAATCTTTCACACCTTCTCTGCTGTACAAACTGCCATCATTTCCCATTCACATCTCACTCTTAGCTGTTGATCTCCCTTCATATTTCACTGAGGACATAAACATATCCTGAGGAGATCACTCTCCCTCCATCTCTACATGCCTCGGGGCTCACACACTTTGCTTTCATTGCCACTTCCCAGTGCTTCCCTTGGGCACTGAATCCCATCTCTTCTCTGGCCTATCCCATCAGTGTCTCTCTATTTCACCATTCCCATCAGAATGCAAATATCATGTCATATCCCCACTTCCCACCATTGAAAGCTCTCTCTACACCCCTCCAGCCACACCACATTTCCTAGCTCTACTGTCTAGCAAAACCTTTCACAAGAGTTGTCTATTTTCCCTGTTCCCactattttcattctttgttctttctAGAAAGTACACAGTCAGGCCTTTGGTTCCATCATGCCCCTGGAGCTGTGAGCCTCACAAAACTTCCTCCTACCTGTCACTAAGGACCTCCTTATGCCAAATCCATGTTGCCTCCCAGTCACCCTCTTCTAATCTGACCTTTCAGCTGTGTGTGCCACAGTTGATTACTCCTGCCTTGCAGGACATCACACTCTCCTGATTTTTCTTCTCCCTGGCTACTCCTTTGCAATCTTGTCTGCTGGTTGTTTCTCCTCTTTTTGCTGATCCCCAAGTATCAGAGTTTCCTGGAGGCTCTgttcttatctttctttcctctctttatcttctttcttgTCATTATCTCCATTCCTGTAGCTTTAAAGATGTTGATATATCCCAAGTTTATACCTGTAGCCGGCCTCCTTTCTAAGCTCCAAATCTATGTACAGTATCTAACTCCCTACTTAGCATGGCTACTTCTTTGTCTATTGAATGCTTCTCAGCACAGTGTATACAAAATATAGGCTCCTACTTCTCACTCCCTGCAGTCCCTGGTAACCCTGTAACTCTTAGTAAAATGCATTACTATTTACTCAGTTGTTCAGGCCCTAAACCTCCCTTTTTCTCACACCATTGTCCAAACTCATCAACTCTACCTTTAAAATAAGTGCTGAATCTGATCACTTCTTACCACCTCTACCTGTCCCACCTGAGTCCAAGATGTCACCTCAGTGACTTTTAACTAGCCTCTGCTTCTGCTCTTGTCCCCAAAGAGCTCATTCTTCCAACAACCAGAAtgatcctttaaaaatacaaatgagacCAGCCACTCACCTGCCAAACACCCCTGAATGACTTCCCTTCACAATTAGAATAATATGCAAATTTTACTTTAGCCTAAAATACCCTACATGACTTGGTGTTGTCTACCTCCCCAATCTCTTCTTGAACTTGACTGCCCCCTCCCTGTCTGTAGTTGAGCCGTACTGGCCTCCGTGATCTTCACTGAACAGGTCAGGCTGTTTCCCATCTCTGTActcactgttccctctgcccagaaAGCTCTTCTTCCTAGATCTTGCAAGCTTTGCTCTTCAGTCCAGTCAGGACTCTGCTCAAGTATCACCTCTTTAGACAGAATTTTCCTCACTAACCACTAAGGCAGgctctctttgtctttgtcacTTTCTAGCTTCTCATCTTGTTCAATTTTTGATAGTGCTTGCTGATCCTTGATTTTTCAGGATACATTCATTGGCTTATGGCTATCCTTTCCAAATGGAAACTTCTCATTGGCAAGAGCTTTTCTGCCCTGTTCATCCAAAGTGCATAGAATGAAGGGtccacaaatacttattgagcaagTAGATGTGTGAATAAATGTGCAAAGGGGCTCAGGTAAAGAGtgtaatttctataatttcaaaCTTGTGATGTATTTCCAGGAGTAGAGTAAGTGATTCTGACCAGCAGGCACAGTGGAAGGCCAGGTGTTGGATTAGGAGAGCCTCTGTGGCAGCCCAGGACAGACATTTCTGCAGTGATAGAAATGACCTGTATCTCTGCTTTCTAAAACAGTAGTCACTGGCCACATGTGACTATTGAGCACTTTAGAGGTGGTCAGTGGGACTGAGGAATTGAGGAactgagtaaaaataaaattaatttcatttaattttaactcACACTTAAATAGCTATCCAGGGCTGGTGGTCATGGTATTAGAACCTGAAGAATCCCTTCCCACGACCTGTGATTGCAGGGTAATTCTGCATACCTCACTGAGTTGTTGAGAAgactaatgaaataaaaaaacttgGGAAAATGTCTGGAACATAAACGGTACAAAAAAAGAGTTGCTATTATTCCACAGAGTTGCAAAATAAAGTACTTTAAGTACATGTCATTTAAACTAGGCCGTAAAGCACTTGAAATGGACTTTTATTAATGCTTAccatgatgttttgttttgtttagagttTGTGGATAATCGATGTTTGGGTCTATATTTGAGCTTACAAACTAAAAATAGCACACAACCATTTTGGGATCTCATTGAAGGAGATAGATTACTCTTCTAAGTGGATCAGCTTGCCGATACTTATAACGAGCTAATTAATTTTGACAACAGCTAATGTAGCATCTGCAAAAATTGGATTTGTAACATTAtgtgtactgtattattttcaaacagTGTCAACTTCCTGGATAAAAGAagtgtttgttttaatatttactattaaaattaaaaaataagtatttacttATTGGAAACAAGATTAATTATTAAGGCTTACATTGGTTTGGacataaaatcatttttccttAGTAGCTCACCATAATTCCTTCCATGCTGAATccataatataaaattagcaCAGATATAGAATATAAACAGACCATTAAACAAACCCTTAGGAATAACCTAATGCAATAATAAAATCACACATTTGTCCCAAATAAGCGTGGCACTTATTTTCAGGCCAAGAGAATTTGCATTCTGTAGCAGAGTGAAAATGACATTCCACCCTCAGCCTAAGCACTTGCTGGAGACTCTGAGAATAGAGAGAGCAGAtgcatttaaattaaatacatgCTTATAGGCATAAAAGGCATAAAGAAAAGTTGACATTCTTATTAAAGAGACCAATTAATCTGCATCAGTTGGAAGGCACTTTACAGTTGAAAAAGTGCTCTAGGACCTAATATAAATGAGACTGGActagaaagagaatgaaaattcaCATTTCAACAATGGAAACTTGTCTAATTGCCCTAGAGCTGTGCTGTTTGAAATGCTAATCCTTCCTCTCCCAGACTGGGAGTTTGGGGTACCAGAAGGGGAGGAGGATGAAGACCCCCAAATGCTAAAGTGTGGGGTGGTCAAGACTTACCAATGGGCATCACTAAGAAAAAAGGCAGCCAGCAGAGGACGAAGCAgcccaccacgatgcccagcGTTTTGGCCGCTTTCTTCTCCCGGGAGAACTTGAGGAGCCTCACCGAGAAGTGCGTCTTGGTCTTGGCGCTGGCCACCCCGCTGCCTCCTGCCGGGGCGTTTTTCCGATGGATGCGGAGCGTCACTTGCTCCGAGTCCGACTTGTCGGTCTTGAGGCCGGACTTGAGGCCCCGGCTCTCCCTCTTGGCCACCACATAGACGCGGCAGTACATGACCAGGATGATGGCCAGTGGCAGGTAGAAGGAGCCCAGCGCTGAGAAGAGCACGTAGCCCGGCTCCTCGTTGATCTGGCAGATGGTCTCGTCCTCCGGGGCCGGCTGCCTCCAGCCAAACAGGGGCCCGATGGAGATGACCAGGGAGAGTGCCCAGACGCAGAGCAGAGCCATGAGACCCCTCCTCTGGGTGACGATGGTGGGGTAGCGCAGCGGGTAGCTCACGCCGATGTAGCGGTCGATGGAGATGATGCAGAGCCCCATGATGGACGCCGTGCAGCACAGCACGTCCACTGCTGCCCAGATGTTGCAAAAGACCCTGCCGAAGGCCCAATAGCCTAGGACCTCGAAGATGGCAGAGAAGGGCAGCACCGTGGAGGTTAGTAGGAGGTCGGCCACCGCCAGGTTGACGATGTAGTAGTGAGTGACTGAGTGCAGGTGTCGGTGACAGGCCACGGAGAGGATCACTAGGATGTTCCCCAGCACCCCAAAAAGAATGAGGCCCCCCAAGATCACCCCGAGCAGAATGGCCTTGGAAATGTTCACCGGTGCCGGCGGTTGGGTGCAGTTGGAGCTGTCGGAAGCATTTCCGGAGAGAAACACCATGGTCCCAGCCGGGGCCGGGAGAGGTCCGGCTCTCCAGGGCCACCCCCGGGCGGGCGCGGAGGAGGGAGCGCGGGAGCGGGGAATCAAAAGGTCTCGGCTGAAGGGAGCCCTGCCAGCTGGGTTTGGCTGGGGGTGAGAGCGCGCGCGCGGGTGGGAAACAACCCTGGCCAGCCCTGGGAACCCTCAGAAGGCCACGCGAAGGGGCAGGGCATGAAAGGCGACATGGCCAGGGGCGCGCGGGGTGGTCAAGAACTCTCTCCACCTGCTGGGCTGGCCTGACCCGGGACCCCGACTCCTTCCGTACCCGAGGCTGGGTGCGAAGATAGAGGAGAGAGACTCCGTGCAACATGCAATCCAAGAATTATGAGAGTGAGAGTCTGCTTTTCCGTACTGTCTGACTCGTCCTGGTTGGGGGAAGATTCAGCATTATGCACATAATTCGGAATTCAAAACCCCAGCGCCAGCCTCCCCAGCAAACCAAAGGATCAGCCGTCGACGCTCAAAGGCAGGGACCTATGGCATCTGGGCGCTGCTCCCAGCCCGCAGTTAGCTACATTTTGAGCTGCCCCACCGAAGGCTCTTGCTCGCTGCAGCTTCTAGGTGCGCGGGGCAGGGGACGTGGATGTGAAATATGTGCCGAGACCCAGGCGGCTGTGAGCATCGTTTAACCGCGTCCACCTGAAAGAGCGCAAAGAGAAAGGCGGGCTGTGAGCTAGGCGCCCCAGGGAGAGAGGCCGTGCTCAGGTCGACGGGTTGCGAGACGCCAGCCGGGCGCAGGGCTGGTTCTGCGGTCCACAGGCCGCTTAGCCCCAATGCAGAGGAGGCGACTCCTGAGCGCATCTCGCGCCCAGACCACTGGGAACCTGCCTGGCGCGCTCTAACGCGTCACCTCTGCCGGAGTTCAGGATCCGAAgcgacaaacaaaaacaaatcctcCAAACCCGAGGCTCCAGCGCTCAAAGGCTGGATTGCGTGAGTCGGTACCGCGAAATTAAAATCCCCGAAGCCACCGAGGGGCGATTGAGGCTGAGAGTGTGTCGCACCGACATAGCCAGGGAATTCCGAGGATGTGCTCGGTGTCCATTAGAACAGGTTGCCTCGCAGTCACCTGGAGGGGGCGGCCTGGGAGAGGGAACCGCTGCGACCCAGGGACCGCAGGGCCACGGCCATGCGCACGCTCACGCTCACGCCAGTGAAATTCTCACTCGAGTGTGCAGGGCACGCTGGTGTGTCCACCAGCCAAGCAGTCCTGAGAGCCAGGTCCCAAGCAAAGCCAGGAGAGACCAGAGCGCTGAACGCGACCCAGGTCTGTCCACGTTGCCTTTGCAATCCTCACCGTTGGCCACCCAAAGGGCTCCGGCTCCAAACCGCAGCAGGACTGCCGGGGAATGTCGGGGGGAGGACGTTCCTCCGCAGAGAGAGCTTTGCAAGGGACAGCCACTGCGGATTTTGCAGGCTTAAACATTAAGCCGGCATGCCAGCGGGTGGGGGCCGCCTTGCATTTTCTGGTCCGGGGGCCACCTGCTACACAAGAAAACTGGGTTTCCACAACTGCGTACCGACCGCAGGCACTTGGCAGGCGTGAGAAAGTGCCCACCTTGCTTTCTGGGATTGGGCCCTGAGGCGGGACCTGGGGCAAAAAGACTTGTTAAAATCGCAGGTTctctgggcccggtggctcacgcctgtaagcccaccactttgggaggccgaggcgggcggatcacgaggtcaggagttcgagactagcctggccaacacggggaaaccctcgtctctagtaaaaatacaaaaaattagccggtgtggtggcacgcgcctgtaatcccagctatttgggaggctgaggcaggagaatcgcttgaaccggggaaggtggaggttgcagtgagccgagatcctgacactgcactcctgcttggttgacagagtgagactctgtctcaaattaattaattaattaattttaaatgcaagTTCAAGATCTCACAGGTGGTATCAAAAACGTGCCATTGCAGAAACCCTTTTCCTCCTACCTCGGGTGATCAACACAGGGTTAAAAGGACACTTGTTAAGTAGAAGGCAACTTCGCAGAATATGTAAGGGAATCGGAGGTGGCGTGGGGGGGACGGTATAAAATCTAGTGGAAAAAGCCGGAGGCGCTGGGAAAAGTGGGGATTCCTTTTCTCCAgacggcgggggtgggggggggtctgCCCTCACCCACTCGGCCCTGCGGGACGCTGGCCCAGCGCACTTACCTTGAAGCGCCGCTGCTGAACCACCGGCTCCCGCGCTGGGGAGGCGGACCCGGCTTCGGTCCCGCGAACTGCCTGCTTGCTCTTCTCTGGAGGCGGAGAGAGGGGACCGTCTCTCGGAGAAACCAAATCCTTGTCCTTTTGCACCCGCTGACTCACCCCTCCACCACCAATGTCCCTAAGCTCCTGGCCCTCTGTCACTTtacctgcattaaaaaaaaaaaaaaaaaaaaaaagtcaaaataggaaaagaaaaaaaaaaaatacagataagcgATAACTCTACAATCACCCTTTTAATACTCAGCTCCCCGACACCAGAAAAGAATGGCAAGGAACTTTGCAGCTCTCGCTGACGTAACACAGGCAATAGCCCAGCTAGTACCGTAATCTCCTGCTGCTGCCGTATTACTCTAAGGCAACAGGCATAAGTGTTTCTACAGCTGTAATGTTTTCTTCCTGCCTAGAGGGGGTTGGGTTCCAACGTTTCTTtaaaaaggggtgtgtgtgtgtgtgtgtgtgtgtgcgtgtgtgtgtgtgttgtgcgcgcgcgcacgcgtgAATGTGTAGAGTCATTTGTAGTAAATAACTTCTTTAAAtggtctgattttaaaaataaagcaaaattgaCGCCCTTGCTAGATATTGCTGTGTGTATGATGTATTCAAAGGAAATGTGCTACAAAGTAACTTTGAACAGCTTGATTTGATTAACATTTGGCCTaggctttgtcaaaaatcaagaAGCATATTAAGAATATTGTTATTCCAAATATGCAAGTAAATTATAAGGTATTTTAAATAGCAAGTA contains:
- the ADRA1A gene encoding alpha-1A adrenergic receptor isoform X2 is translated as MVFLSGNASDSSNCTQPPAPVNISKAILLGVILGGLILFGVLGNILVILSVACHRHLHSVTHYYIVNLAVADLLLTSTVLPFSAIFEVLGYWAFGRVFCNIWAAVDVLCCTASIMGLCIISIDRYIGVSYPLRYPTIVTQRRGLMALLCVWALSLVISIGPLFGWRQPAPEDETICQINEEPGYVLFSALGSFYLPLAIILVMYCRVYVVAKRESRGLKSGLKTDKSDSEQVTLRIHRKNAPAGGSGVASAKTKTHFSVRLLKFSREKKAAKTLGIVVGCFVLCWLPFFLVMPIGSFFPNFKPSETVFKIVFWLGYLNSCINPIIYPCSSQEFKKAFQNVLRIQCLRRRQSSKQALGYTLHAPSQALEGQHKDMVRIPVGSGETFYRISKTDGVCEWKFFSSVPRGSARITVSKDQSSCTTARGHTPMT
- the ADRA1A gene encoding alpha-1A adrenergic receptor isoform X3, which encodes MVFLSGNASDSSNCTQPPAPVNISKAILLGVILGGLILFGVLGNILVILSVACHRHLHSVTHYYIVNLAVADLLLTSTVLPFSAIFEVLGYWAFGRVFCNIWAAVDVLCCTASIMGLCIISIDRYIGVSYPLRYPTIVTQRRGLMALLCVWALSLVISIGPLFGWRQPAPEDETICQINEEPGYVLFSALGSFYLPLAIILVMYCRVYVVAKRESRGLKSGLKTDKSDSEQVTLRIHRKNAPAGGSGVASAKTKTHFSVRLLKFSREKKAAKTLGIVVGCFVLCWLPFFLVMPIGSFFPNFKPSETVFKIVFWLGYLNSCINPIIYPCSSQEFKKAFQNVLRIQCLRRRQSSKQALGYTLHAPSQALEGQHKDMVRIPVGSGETFYRISKTDGVCEWKFFSSVPRGSARITVSKDQSSCTTARDF
- the ADRA1A gene encoding alpha-1A adrenergic receptor isoform X1, with the translated sequence MVFLSGNASDSSNCTQPPAPVNISKAILLGVILGGLILFGVLGNILVILSVACHRHLHSVTHYYIVNLAVADLLLTSTVLPFSAIFEVLGYWAFGRVFCNIWAAVDVLCCTASIMGLCIISIDRYIGVSYPLRYPTIVTQRRGLMALLCVWALSLVISIGPLFGWRQPAPEDETICQINEEPGYVLFSALGSFYLPLAIILVMYCRVYVVAKRESRGLKSGLKTDKSDSEQVTLRIHRKNAPAGGSGVASAKTKTHFSVRLLKFSREKKAAKTLGIVVGCFVLCWLPFFLVMPIGSFFPNFKPSETVFKIVFWLGYLNSCINPIIYPCSSQEFKKAFQNVLRIQCLRRRQSSKQALGYTLHAPSQALEGQHKDMVRIPVGSGETFYRISKTDGVCEWKFFSSVPRGSARITVSKDQSSCTTARVRSKSFLQVCCCIGPSTPSLDKNHQVPTIKVHTISLSENGEEV